The Sphaerospermopsis torques-reginae ITEP-024 genome has a window encoding:
- a CDS encoding sulfite exporter TauE/SafE family protein — MTPIELLILAFAGIIAGILAGFLGIGGGTVLVPLLISLGNESIQAVATSSLSIVITASAGSIQNWRMGYLDINNVLSMALPALITAQIGVFFANLFPEYLLLFTFGLLLISNIYLVELRKKIVAIKNQEEEANQNQEFVEENNETNETNVYKIQDLWHRILTGGAGGLLAGLFGVGGGIIMVPLQIVLLNENIKKAIQTSLGVIVITAISATAGHAYSGNVLWLTGAILGFGGLLGVQFSTRFLPKLPDKVVSLAFRSLLAILSIYIFWKAWQSY, encoded by the coding sequence ATGACACCGATTGAATTATTAATTTTAGCATTTGCAGGAATTATAGCTGGGATTTTGGCAGGTTTTTTAGGAATTGGTGGAGGTACAGTTTTAGTACCTTTATTAATTAGCTTAGGAAACGAATCTATCCAAGCAGTAGCTACCAGTAGTTTATCAATTGTCATTACCGCATCTGCTGGAAGTATTCAGAATTGGCGCATGGGTTATCTGGATATCAACAATGTTTTAAGTATGGCTTTACCAGCCTTAATAACTGCTCAAATCGGTGTTTTCTTCGCTAATTTATTTCCTGAATATTTGTTATTATTTACCTTTGGATTACTCTTAATTTCCAACATTTATTTAGTTGAGCTTAGAAAAAAAATAGTTGCTATAAAAAATCAAGAAGAGGAAGCGAATCAAAATCAGGAATTTGTAGAAGAAAATAACGAAACTAACGAAACTAATGTTTATAAAATTCAAGATTTATGGCATAGAATCTTAACAGGAGGTGCAGGTGGTTTATTAGCAGGTTTATTTGGAGTTGGTGGGGGGATAATTATGGTCCCTTTGCAAATTGTCTTATTAAATGAAAATATTAAAAAAGCTATTCAAACGAGTTTAGGAGTCATAGTCATTACCGCTATTTCTGCAACTGCTGGCCATGCTTATTCAGGTAATGTTTTGTGGTTAACTGGCGCAATTTTAGGATTTGGTGGTTTATTAGGAGTACAATTTAGTACCCGGTTTTTACCAAAATTACCCGATAAAGTAGTGAGTTTAGCTTTTAGAAGTTTGTTGGCTATTTTATCTATTTATATATTTTGGAAAGCTTGGCAAAGTTACTAA
- a CDS encoding ABC transporter ATP-binding protein/permease produces MPTQVIQSQPSTNPFSALSQFWENVKAITEPYWYPSKSGGRAFSDVMRSWGMLILLLLLIIALVSLNVFTNFLNRYLVDVIIVERNVDSFFKAIFVYSVALVFVTFLVGFSKLVRKQIALDWYQWLNNHTLSKYFSNQAYYKLNFKADLDNPDQRIAQEIEPITRNALTFSATFLEKILELIAFLIILWTISQKVAIILFVYTIVGNVISTYLTGELNKINQEEIQSKGDYSYALTHVRNHSESIAFFRGEKQESNIIGKRFNNFIQIFQRKINWERNIDIFNRGYQAVIEVFPFLILGPLYLRGELGFGEISQASLTAYLFSLSLSELINEFGISGQFSSYVERLSEFSSALEKVAKQPENASTIKTVEDNHITFESVTLQTPNYERVIVEDLSLSVQPGEGLLIVGPSGRGKSSLLRAIAGLWNSGTGRLVRPSLEEVLFLPQRPYIILGTLREQLLYPHTERIVSDRALKEVLKQVNLDSLLSRVDGFDTEVPWENILSLGEQQRLAFARLLVTQPGFTILDEATSALDLKNEGNLYQQLRQAKTTFISVGHRESLFDYHQWVLELSQDSSWQLLTVQDYQRQKLQSAVINVAEKAEITIDNFAYNQSPNQSEIATPKIANLANQVIVITGLSHQEMQKLTDYSLGTVRTKASKGQTITTQDGSTYSYNKDPNVLKWVKV; encoded by the coding sequence ATGCCAACTCAAGTTATTCAATCTCAACCTTCGACAAATCCTTTTTCAGCTTTGAGTCAATTTTGGGAAAATGTCAAAGCGATCACTGAACCTTACTGGTATCCAAGTAAGTCAGGGGGAAGAGCATTTTCAGATGTGATGCGTTCCTGGGGAATGCTCATTCTCTTATTATTATTAATAATTGCGCTGGTGAGTCTCAATGTATTTACTAACTTCCTCAATCGCTACTTAGTAGATGTTATCATTGTTGAAAGGAATGTTGATAGTTTTTTTAAAGCTATATTTGTTTATAGTGTAGCTCTTGTATTCGTAACATTTTTGGTAGGTTTTTCTAAATTAGTCAGAAAACAAATTGCTCTTGATTGGTATCAATGGCTAAATAATCATACATTATCAAAATATTTTAGCAATCAAGCTTATTATAAACTTAATTTCAAAGCTGATCTTGATAATCCAGATCAGCGCATAGCTCAAGAAATTGAACCAATTACCAGGAATGCTTTAACTTTTTCAGCTACTTTTCTGGAAAAAATACTGGAGCTTATAGCTTTTTTAATCATCCTGTGGACTATCTCTCAGAAAGTGGCGATTATTTTGTTTGTTTACACAATTGTCGGGAATGTAATCAGCACGTACTTGACAGGAGAGTTAAATAAAATTAATCAGGAAGAAATACAATCAAAGGGTGATTATAGTTATGCTCTAACTCATGTTCGTAATCATTCTGAATCAATAGCTTTTTTTAGAGGAGAGAAACAAGAATCAAATATTATTGGGAAAAGATTTAATAATTTTATCCAAATTTTTCAACGGAAAATTAATTGGGAAAGAAACATAGATATTTTTAATAGAGGATATCAGGCTGTAATTGAAGTTTTTCCCTTTTTAATTCTTGGACCTTTATATCTAAGAGGTGAACTAGGGTTTGGAGAAATTAGCCAAGCTTCTTTAACAGCTTATCTGTTTTCTCTTTCTCTATCAGAATTAATCAATGAGTTTGGCATTTCAGGACAGTTTTCTAGTTATGTGGAACGGTTGTCTGAGTTTTCCTCTGCTTTGGAAAAAGTCGCTAAACAACCAGAAAATGCCAGTACCATCAAAACAGTAGAAGATAATCATATCACTTTTGAGAGTGTGACTTTACAAACTCCCAATTATGAAAGGGTAATTGTGGAAGATTTATCACTTTCTGTACAACCAGGAGAAGGTTTATTAATTGTTGGTCCGAGTGGTAGGGGTAAAAGTTCTTTGTTGAGGGCGATCGCAGGTTTGTGGAACTCAGGAACAGGTCGTTTAGTCCGTCCTTCTTTAGAAGAAGTGTTGTTTTTACCTCAACGTCCTTACATTATTTTAGGAACTTTGCGGGAACAGTTACTTTATCCACACACAGAACGAATAGTCAGCGATCGCGCACTCAAAGAAGTTTTAAAACAAGTTAATCTGGATAGTTTATTGAGTCGAGTAGATGGTTTTGACACTGAAGTTCCTTGGGAAAATATATTATCTTTAGGAGAACAACAACGTTTAGCATTTGCCAGATTGTTAGTTACTCAACCGGGTTTCACTATCTTAGATGAAGCTACCAGTGCTTTAGATTTAAAGAATGAAGGTAATTTATATCAACAATTACGACAAGCAAAAACAACATTTATCAGTGTCGGACATCGAGAAAGCTTATTTGATTATCATCAATGGGTTTTAGAACTTTCTCAAGATTCTAGTTGGCAACTTTTAACTGTGCAGGATTATCAACGTCAGAAATTACAATCTGCTGTTATCAATGTGGCTGAAAAAGCTGAAATTACAATAGATAATTTTGCCTATAATCAATCTCCTAATCAGTCAGAAATAGCAACACCAAAAATAGCCAACCTAGCAAACCAAGTAATTGTTATTACCGGACTTTCTCATCAAGAAATGCAGAAATTAACAGATTATTCACTGGGGACTGTGAGAACTAAAGCCAGTAAAGGTCAAACTATTACAACTCAAGATGGTTCTACCTACAGCTATAATAAAGACCCCAATGTTTTGAAATGGGTGAAAGTTTAG
- the proC gene encoding pyrroline-5-carboxylate reductase: protein MLTDLQIAFIGGGTMGEIIISRLLATKTVDKPELIIVGEPVAARCLDLEKKYGIRTTSSNLEAVQGAAIVILAVKPQVLASVMTTLKDKIAPEALVISIVAGASIPSLCQGLNHAAIVRTMPNLPVEIGHGTTVWSASENVTEIQRSLTQVILQALGQEFATQSENYLDMATALSSAGTGFVFLYIEAMIDAGVQIGLTRTQAQELVLYTIAGSVEMMLQTHEHPAVLRNKVTSPGGITAAGLYELEKGGLRTVVSNAVLTALTRTQKLSNMS from the coding sequence ATGCTTACAGATTTACAAATTGCCTTTATCGGCGGTGGCACGATGGGCGAAATTATCATTAGTAGATTATTAGCAACAAAAACTGTTGACAAACCAGAGCTAATTATAGTTGGTGAACCAGTTGCTGCACGATGCCTGGATTTAGAAAAGAAATATGGAATACGTACTACAAGCTCCAATTTAGAAGCAGTACAAGGCGCAGCCATTGTCATATTAGCGGTGAAACCCCAAGTTTTAGCTTCTGTGATGACTACGCTCAAGGATAAAATTGCACCAGAAGCTTTAGTCATTAGTATAGTAGCTGGAGCAAGCATTCCATCTTTGTGCCAAGGGTTAAATCATGCTGCTATTGTGCGTACAATGCCTAATCTTCCAGTAGAGATTGGTCATGGAACTACCGTATGGAGCGCATCAGAGAATGTAACAGAAATACAGCGATCGCTTACTCAAGTTATTTTACAAGCACTAGGTCAGGAATTTGCTACTCAAAGTGAAAATTACCTGGATATGGCAACGGCGTTAAGTAGTGCCGGCACTGGATTTGTGTTTCTGTACATCGAAGCAATGATTGATGCTGGTGTGCAAATAGGTTTAACTCGCACACAAGCCCAAGAACTGGTATTGTATACAATTGCTGGCAGTGTGGAAATGATGTTGCAAACCCATGAACATCCAGCAGTATTACGTAACAAAGTTACCAGTCCTGGAGGAATAACTGCTGCTGGCCTTTACGAGTTAGAGAAAGGGGGTTTACGAACTGTTGTTTCTAATGCAGTGCTGACTGCTTTAACCCGCACTCAAAAATTAAGTAATATGAGTTAA
- a CDS encoding type II toxin-antitoxin system PemK/MazF family toxin, producing the protein MLVNIFDIFLVNLNPTIGSEIQKTYPCLIISPKEMQYSSVKEKEGSG; encoded by the coding sequence ATGCTAGTGAATATATTTGATATTTTTCTAGTCAATCTTAATCCTACCATCGGTAGTGAAATTCAAAAAACATACCCTTGTCTAATCATCTCACCAAAAGAGATGCAATACTCTTCGGTTAAGGAAAAGGAAGGCTCAGGGTAG
- a CDS encoding acyltransferase, whose amino-acid sequence MLNLTHQLYLLISNFLEKHQQLEKFKQLSNSATFDSSVKFLGTCDNWMNDKSLITIGKNGLILGELAVFSYGGKIEIGEDCYIGEGTRIRSANSIKIGNQVAISDNVTIYDTDAHSLNHILRHKEFVEVVIINNLIKDAKELDVKSAPVIIEDHVWIGFNAAILKGVTIGKGAIIGASSVVTKDVEAFTIVAGNPAKVIKKLPN is encoded by the coding sequence ATGTTAAATCTAACCCACCAATTATATTTACTAATTTCAAATTTTTTGGAGAAGCATCAACAACTAGAAAAATTCAAACAATTATCCAATAGTGCAACTTTTGATAGTTCTGTGAAATTTCTAGGAACTTGTGATAATTGGATGAATGATAAAAGCTTAATTACGATAGGTAAAAATGGACTAATTTTGGGTGAATTGGCTGTATTTTCTTATGGTGGCAAAATAGAAATAGGTGAAGATTGCTATATTGGTGAGGGAACGCGAATTAGATCAGCTAACTCTATCAAAATTGGTAATCAAGTGGCAATCTCAGATAATGTTACCATTTATGATACAGATGCCCATTCATTAAACCATATTTTAAGACACAAAGAATTTGTTGAAGTTGTCATTATAAATAATCTGATTAAAGATGCTAAAGAGCTAGACGTAAAATCAGCACCAGTGATCATAGAAGATCATGTTTGGATTGGATTTAATGCAGCTATTCTCAAGGGAGTAACTATCGGAAAAGGAGCTATTATTGGTGCTAGTTCTGTTGTCACTAAAGATGTGGAAGCCTTCACCATAGTTGCGGGTAATCCGGCTAAAGTTATTAAGAAATTACCCAATTAA
- a CDS encoding zinc-binding dehydrogenase: MPLAAVMSAPKQPVEVQQLPDPILETGGIIIETLYSEVCGTDVHLLHGRLEGVPYPIIPGHFSVGRVVETGGQVRDVNGKLIRPGAIATFLDVHETCYNCWYCLVAKSSTRCPQRKVYGVTYSAKDGLLGGWSQLIYLKPGVKVITLPAEVSPKQFIAGGCALPTAIHAIDRAQIQIGDNVVVQGSGPVGLSAAILAMLSGAGKVIVIDKFESRLKVAQSFGVDASLTIETDNPRQHIEQVLELTNGHGADVTIEATGVPIAVKEGLAMTRNGGRYVIVGHYTNTGEILINPHLEINLKHIDIRGTWGIDFSHFYRMIELLKRHSNSRENIAWENLISRSYTLEEINQALADVEHGSVLKAVIQPNS; this comes from the coding sequence ATGCCTTTAGCAGCTGTGATGAGCGCACCTAAGCAACCAGTAGAGGTGCAACAACTACCAGACCCGATTTTGGAAACAGGTGGAATCATTATTGAAACCCTATATTCTGAAGTCTGTGGTACTGATGTACATTTACTGCATGGGCGGTTAGAAGGAGTACCTTATCCCATTATTCCTGGACACTTTTCTGTAGGTCGTGTGGTGGAAACAGGGGGACAGGTTCGTGATGTTAATGGTAAATTAATTCGTCCTGGAGCGATCGCCACTTTTCTTGATGTCCATGAAACCTGTTACAACTGCTGGTATTGTTTAGTCGCTAAATCTTCCACTCGCTGTCCACAACGCAAGGTTTATGGTGTCACCTACTCAGCTAAAGATGGGTTACTAGGTGGTTGGTCACAATTGATTTACCTCAAACCAGGAGTTAAGGTAATCACTTTACCCGCAGAAGTTTCACCAAAACAATTCATTGCTGGAGGGTGTGCTTTACCCACTGCAATACACGCTATAGACAGAGCGCAAATTCAAATTGGTGATAATGTCGTAGTTCAAGGTTCTGGTCCTGTGGGGTTGAGTGCAGCAATTCTCGCTATGTTATCCGGTGCTGGTAAAGTGATTGTCATTGATAAATTTGAGAGTCGCTTAAAAGTTGCTCAATCCTTTGGGGTAGATGCAAGCCTAACAATTGAAACTGATAATCCCCGACAACATATTGAGCAGGTTTTGGAATTAACCAACGGACACGGTGCTGATGTGACTATTGAAGCTACAGGTGTGCCGATTGCTGTTAAAGAGGGTTTGGCGATGACGAGAAATGGAGGTCGTTATGTGATTGTTGGACATTACACCAATACAGGCGAAATTCTCATCAATCCACACCTAGAAATTAATTTAAAACATATTGATATTCGCGGGACTTGGGGAATTGATTTTAGCCATTTTTACCGCATGATTGAATTACTAAAACGGCACAGTAATTCTAGAGAAAATATTGCTTGGGAAAATCTAATTAGTCGTTCCTATACACTAGAAGAAATTAATCAAGCACTGGCGGATGTAGAACATGGTTCTGTATTAAAAGCTGTGATTCAGCCTAATTCTTGA
- a CDS encoding 2OG-Fe(II)-dependent halogenase WelO5 family protein, whose product MITENQIKSKVWESKQEYSLTKESLKMLWENRIPLIRIKDFATEQECDSLVAQAQLFNFDSYQNVYPKIERIGITVFEYNRISKAAYFQAVERTTKLRDSIMAASFNPLERLMDKIRDCTGANVRIASEPLYGSYYAGLIRKIEQGTQLHIDYAPSEQSEWEVGTVIYQLSWNLYLKFSANNYGKTRIYDRQWQPGNDEYKLDSYGYRDTVIADADMITFQPYVGDVFIFNTRNFHAVEPMDGQRITFTSAIGLLPNGEIILWS is encoded by the coding sequence ATGATTACTGAAAACCAGATTAAAAGCAAAGTTTGGGAAAGTAAACAAGAATATTCCCTAACGAAAGAATCATTAAAGATGCTATGGGAAAACCGCATTCCTTTAATTCGCATCAAAGATTTTGCGACAGAGCAAGAGTGTGATAGTTTAGTGGCTCAGGCTCAATTGTTTAACTTTGATTCTTATCAAAATGTGTATCCTAAAATTGAGCGAATTGGCATCACCGTATTTGAATATAATCGCATTAGTAAAGCAGCTTATTTTCAAGCAGTAGAACGCACAACAAAATTAAGAGACTCCATCATGGCAGCCTCTTTTAATCCCTTAGAACGATTAATGGATAAAATCCGTGATTGTACAGGAGCAAATGTGCGGATTGCTTCAGAACCATTATATGGTAGTTATTATGCAGGATTGATTAGAAAAATAGAGCAAGGTACTCAACTGCATATTGATTATGCTCCCTCAGAACAATCTGAATGGGAAGTTGGTACAGTAATTTATCAACTTTCTTGGAATTTATACTTGAAATTCTCCGCTAATAATTACGGTAAAACCCGTATTTACGATCGCCAGTGGCAACCAGGCAATGACGAATATAAACTCGATTCCTACGGCTACCGTGATACAGTGATTGCAGATGCAGATATGATTACCTTCCAGCCTTATGTGGGGGATGTGTTTATTTTCAATACCCGCAATTTTCACGCTGTTGAGCCAATGGATGGACAGCGTATAACTTTCACCTCAGCAATTGGTTTACTTCCTAACGGTGAAATTATTTTGTGGTCTTGA